ATAATACAAATACAATCTTGTATAATCCTAATCCTCGCTGGCCGGTTAGGTAGCCGAAACATTTCTCCCCATAATAGGACCAGCCTACAATAGTGGAGAAAGCAAAGAAAACTAAGCCGATCGTCACGATATAAGAACCAACATCACCTAGGAAGACACCGAACGAAGCGGTTGTAAGATCGGCTCCATCCAGCTGACCTTTGTACTGCCCGGCCATAACAATGGTCAATCCGGTCATCGTACATACAACGATAGTATCAATAAATACCTGGGTCATGGAAACTAGTGCCTGACGTCCGGCGTAATCTGTACGTGCTGCTGCGGCCGCAATAGGAGCCGATCCTAAACCGGCTTCATTGGAGAAAACTCCGCGCGCCACACCAAAACGAATGGCTGTTCCAAGAAGACCACCGCCAACCGCACTGCCGGTGAAAGCATCATTGAAAATCGTGCCGAAGGCTGGCAGTACCAGATTCAAGTTCATAACGATAATAATAAGAGCACCAACAATATAAAAAACAGCCATGATAGGAACAAAGAAAGCTGTTACTCTTCCGATACTGCGGATCCCACCTAATAGAACAAGTCCGGCAAAGAATAATAAAATGAGTCCAGTTACCCAATGGGGCACGCTGAAGCTTGTTTCCATCACATCAGATACCGAGTTCGATTGAACCATGTTGCCAATTCCAAAAGCAGCTACGGCTCCAAATATGGCGAATAAGACCCCCAGAGGTTTCCCGAGCCATTTCGTTTTCAGTCCTCTGGACAAGTAATACATGGGTCCGCCTGCCATGTTTCCATTTTGGTCGGTAATCCGGTATTTAACGGCGAGAACGGCTTCGGCATATTTAGTAGCCATCCCGAACACGGCGGTAATCCACATCCAGAACACTGCTCCAGGTCCACCGAGGAACACGGCTGTTGCTACCCCTGCGATGTTACCAGTCCCAATTGTCGCGGCAAGTGCCGTGGTTAATGCCTGGTAATGAGAAATGTCTCCTTTTTCATTTTTCTTTTCCTTAGCTGGTTTAAAAGCCAGCTTTAAAGCGTAAGGAAGAGTCTTAAATTGCAGAAACCCTAGCCTTAGAGTTAAGTATACACCGGTACCAACCAACAGAATTAATAAAACTGGTCCCCATACAATCGCGCTTGCTGCATCAAAAAAGTTGTATAATACTCCTTGTTCCTCCATGAATATCCCCCTTCAATTTTTAGCAAATTATGTCTATATATAAAATATTCCGAAAATTATGTATAAAAGTCAAGGAATTTTCAAATTTAGGGGGGATAAATCTTGGTTTACAATCACAACTTGGGGGAAATTATCCACTATAGTTGTCGATTTAATGCAGGAATTGAACAGGATTCATAGAAATTATTAAACATGAAATACTATACTTGGGGGCTTTGGAAATGATCCGTGTACTTTTTGTTTGTTTAGGCAATATATGCCGATCTCCTATGGCTGAAGCCATATTTAAAGACTTAGTTAAAAAGGAAGGACTGGAAAAAGAAATTTCAGTTGATTCCGCCGGGATAGGTCACTGGCATGAAGGCTCCATTCCTCATGAAGGGACAAGAGCTATCTTAGACGAGCATTCAATTTCCTATGAAGGAATGAGAGCTCGACAAGTTGCAGAAGCGGACTGGGACGATTATGATTATCTTATTGCTATGGACAGTAAAAACATTCAGGATCTTCATTCTATCCGCGAGAAAAATGGAGTGACCATAGCTAAATTGTTGGATTATACATCTCACGAAGAAGCAGATGTGCCGGATCCTTATTTTACCGGTAATTTCCAATATGTGTACGAACTGGTGAGTGAAGGTTGCTCCCGCTTACTTGAACAAATAAAAAAAGATAACCAATTATAAGGAGGAGTCGTTATGGGACAGCAAAAGTTATGGAAAGGTGTATGGATCGGAGCTTTGGTCGGTGGAGCTCTTGTACTAATTGACAAGGATACAAGGCAGTACGTAGGTGTGAGATCACGAGAAGCCGGCACGAAGTATAAGGGTTACGTGACCAATCCATCAGACGCTATCCATTCGGTAAGGGTAAATTATGAACAATTTTCTAAACGGGTAAGCAAAGGATTAGAAGATTTAATTGAAATATTGAATAAAGCAGAGGACATACTGAATAGAGTAGGAGAGATCAATCAAGAAGTTGAACAGCAATTGAAAGCAGTAGATGATCCAAAAGAAGCTTCTTAAGTTAGGGTGATGGAAAATCATGAATAGCGTTTTAACATTTGGAAAAGAGCTGCTGACCCGTTTTAGAGATGATGATGTTGCGGGGCTGGCAGCTCAGCTTGCTTACTTTTTCCTGTTATCATTATTCCCATTTATGATTTTCCTGCTTACGTTGCTTGGTTATTTAAATATTGATGAAGAACGTGTTCTCGCTATAATTAGTACTTACGCTCCTCCTGAAACCTTTGACCTGATTACAGAAAATGTGACTTCCCTGTTGAAGAGCGGTAGCGGAAGTCTCTTATCTGTAGGTATCCTCGGTACATTGTGGGCAGCCTCTGTCGGTGTGAGTGCCATCATACGTGCTTTTAACCGCGCCCATAATGTAGAAGAAAACCGGCCTTTTCTTGTAACAAGGTTTATAGCGATTATTTTAACTATTGCTATGGTTCTCGTTATTTGTATTGCCTTTTTATTGCCGGTTCTTGGACATACGGCCGGAGTTTTCATCTTTTCTACTTTTGGCTTATCAGAAAGCTTTATTGAGGCCTGGGGAATGCTTCGATGGGCCATTTCGTCTATCATCTTTTTCATTGTATTATCCTTTTTATATGTAACCGCTCCAAGTCTCCGTTTGAAATACAGGGACGCAGTGGCCGGTGCCGTTTTTGCAACTGTCGGGTGGCAGCTGGTTTCCTTACTGTTTTCCTTTTATGTAAGCAGTCTGGGGAACTTTTCAGCTGCTTATGGAAGTTTGGGCGGGGTCATTGTCTTAATGATCTGGTTTTACCTGTCCGGCATCGTCATTATTTTAGGCGGCGAAATCAATGCTATCTTCCGCCGGCGTCGAAGAGATAAGAAATATTCCTAAACCAAAATAAAAAAACAAACATTCCCGGACCCATAGGTGAGCCGGGAATGTTTGTTTATTTTAATAAACGCAGACCATTTAGAATAACTAAAATGGTACTTCCTTCGTGTCCAACTACACCAAGGGGAAGGTCAATAACCTGAAGGAAATTGCTGATAATCAGCAGCATGATTATGGTTATGGAGAAGACCACATTCTGCTTAATAATGCGATTCATGCGTGAAGACAATTTTCTTGCCTGGGAAATCCGTGAAAGGTCGTTTTTTATTAAAACAACATCCGACGTTTCAAGAGCTACATCCGTGCCTCCTCCCATAGCCACACCCACGTTTGCTGTAGCAAGGGCTGGAGCATCATTAATTCCGTCGCCTACCATAGCTACCTGCGTGAAGTGAGCTTTTAGTTTTTTAATTTCATCTACTTTTTTCTCAGGGAGCAGTTCGGCAATATAGTGGTCGACTCCGGCTTCTGACGCAATAGCTTGAGCAGTGGCTGAGTTATCCCCTGTCAGCATAATGGTATAAACACCTTGTTTCTTTAATTCTTCTATCGCCTTTTTTGTATCCTCTCTAACTGTATCCTTCATAGCAAAAACAGCTGCAATTTCGTTATTCTTTTTTACAAAAATAACGGTTTTACCTTGTTTCGCTAATGTTTTAGCAATCCCATTCTGAAATAGATAGGCTTCCTCTTTTCCTACAAATTCAGGTTTTCCTACTTTCCATTCATTTCCTTCATGAAACGCTTTTACACCGTTTCCGCTTATATCCTGCATGTGTTCCACCGAGCTTAAAGGCACTTCCTCCTGTGAAGCATACCGGACGATAGCCTGGGCAATAGGGTGGTTCGATTCCTGTTCGATGGAAGCTGCAATAGAAAGGATCATCTCTTTATTTTCTTCTTCTGCATATAACGCATCGGTTACCTCAGGTGTTCCATTCGTCAACGTTCCTGTCTTATCAAACGCAATCGCATTCAGATGAGCCAGGTTCTCCAGATGTACACCGCCTTTAAAAAGCAGCCCGTGACGTGCGCCGTTTGAAATGGCGGACAATGTAGCCGGCATTATGGAAGCTACTAAAGCGCAGGGAGAGGCCACTACAAGCAGGATCATGGCTCTGTAAATCGTATCCATCCAGCTCCAGCCAAATAAAAAATGGGGCAGGAATAACATTACCGCGACTACACCAAGTACAATTTTCACATAAGTACTTTCAAAACGCTCAATAAAAAGCTGAGAAGGGGATTTCTCGCTTTGTGCGGATTGAACCATGAGTATAATTTTCTGGAATAGCGTGTCTGTTGATTTCTTGGTTACTTCAACAGTTAAACTCCCATTTAAATTAACGGTGCCTGCGAATACTTCTTTATCAATGCCCTTTGTTACAGGGAGCGACTCTCCAGTGATGGCACTTTCATTTATCGCACTTGAGCCTTTAATGATCGTTCCATCAGCCGGGATGCGTTCACCTGGTTTTATTAAAATACGATCGTTCACGTAGAGATCGGTTACGGATACGACTTCGTATCCCTCTTCCGTCACCTTCAGGGCTACTTCGGGCTGCAGATCCATTAAGGAAGAGATTTCTTTCTGGCTTTTATTTAACGTGTACGTTTCGAGGGCTCCACTTAACGCAAAGATGAAAATGAGAATGGCTCCTTCTGTCCAATAGCCGATAGCAGCAGAACCAATGGCAGCTAAAATCATGAGCAGTTCAACGTTTAGTTCTTTTTCATGTATGGTGTCTTCGAGTCCTTCTTTGGCTTTAGCAAATCCGCCGATCACGAAAGCAGCGAGATGAAGAAAAACAAAAACACTTTCAGAAATGGAACTGGATAACAGCCACGCGGTTAAGACTAGGACTCCGCTTAGTAATGCGGCCAGCAGCTCTGCGTGTGTTTTCATGAATTTCCAAGATGGGCGAATGAAATGGCTCTGGATAGGAAATGAGCTGGATTCAGAGGACATAATTCTCAACTCCTTAATATAATTGATAACGATTATCATAAACAACTAGTTGCAAAACAGGATTTCTTAGAATTATAAGCATTTTAAATTAAAATAATTATAATCTGATATATATTATTAATATACCACTAAATCGTGCGTAGTCAAGTGCAGAACAAGCACTATTTTTTGACAATGTAGGAAATCAATAACCGAGCAAGCTGGTTGATATTAAGGCACATGTATTGCTATATTTAATAGGTGCGTAAACAATTTTAGAAAGGTGGATATCCACAAATGCGTAAAGGACTATTAACTATACTTATGCTTACGCTTTCTGTGCTACTTGCCGCTTGTGGCTCAAGTGGAAATGAGAACAGTGAAAGCAGTGAAGATAACAACTCCAGCCAGGAAGCCTCTGGAGAAAAATGGAGCGAGATCAAAGAAGAAGGAAAAATGGTAGTCGGTACAGCAGGAACATTATTTCCGGCCTCTTACTATCCGGAAGGTTCAGACGAACTGACGGGCTATGATATTGAAATTATGCGTGAGGTAGCGAAACGGCTGGATCTTGAGCTTTCATTTAAAGAATACGGGGTAGATGCGCTATTATCCTCCATTAATAGTGGTCGCGTGGACATGGTTATTAACGATTTCCAGCCGACAGAGGATCGTAAAGAGAAATTCGCATTCAGTGAACCTTATAAGTATTCTTATTCTACAATGGTCGTCCGTGAATCTGATCTTTCTGGAATTGAAACACTGGATGATTTGGAAGGTAAGCTGCACGGCGGAGGAGCTACCACGGTGTACTCTGATATTGCCAAGCATTTTGGTGCAGAAACTAAAAGTTACGGAAATGTGGCCAATGATGTGTACCTTCGTGATGTAGCGAATGGTCGTACAGATTTCATCATTAACGATTATTACTTGCAGACGCTGGCCTTAAAAGCTCTTCCAGAGATTGAAGTACAGCTGCATCCTGATCTTCAGTTCCACCCAACTACTTCAGCGATCGTGATGCCTAAAGACGCTCAGACGCTGAAAGAGAAAGTTGATGCCACGCTTCAAGAGATGAGAGAAGACGGTACGCTTACTGAAATTTCAAAAGAATTCTTCGGAGGGAAGGATGCTTCCAAGAAACCTGAAAAAGATGTCCGTGAGCTTGAAGGCATCGACTTGTAAGGGTTTATTATGTTAGGCATTCAAATTGATGAGGTTAAATTAGACCAGCTTTTTGATACGGAAGCCGCCTGGAACAATCTTCCCTTCATTTTAGAAGGGGTCCCGCTCACTCTGCTTATTTCAGTGATAGG
The Halobacillus halophilus DSM 2266 DNA segment above includes these coding regions:
- a CDS encoding alanine/glycine:cation symporter family protein, translating into MEEQGVLYNFFDAASAIVWGPVLLILLVGTGVYLTLRLGFLQFKTLPYALKLAFKPAKEKKNEKGDISHYQALTTALAATIGTGNIAGVATAVFLGGPGAVFWMWITAVFGMATKYAEAVLAVKYRITDQNGNMAGGPMYYLSRGLKTKWLGKPLGVLFAIFGAVAAFGIGNMVQSNSVSDVMETSFSVPHWVTGLILLFFAGLVLLGGIRSIGRVTAFFVPIMAVFYIVGALIIIVMNLNLVLPAFGTIFNDAFTGSAVGGGLLGTAIRFGVARGVFSNEAGLGSAPIAAAAARTDYAGRQALVSMTQVFIDTIVVCTMTGLTIVMAGQYKGQLDGADLTTASFGVFLGDVGSYIVTIGLVFFAFSTIVGWSYYGEKCFGYLTGQRGLGLYKIVFVLFVFVGAVAQLDTVWKFADVMNGLMAFPNLIGLLLLSGVVGAETTKFLKVAKKEREQEKQAQYTN
- a CDS encoding low molecular weight protein-tyrosine-phosphatase; the protein is MIRVLFVCLGNICRSPMAEAIFKDLVKKEGLEKEISVDSAGIGHWHEGSIPHEGTRAILDEHSISYEGMRARQVAEADWDDYDYLIAMDSKNIQDLHSIREKNGVTIAKLLDYTSHEEADVPDPYFTGNFQYVYELVSEGCSRLLEQIKKDNQL
- a CDS encoding YihY/virulence factor BrkB family protein; this translates as MNSVLTFGKELLTRFRDDDVAGLAAQLAYFFLLSLFPFMIFLLTLLGYLNIDEERVLAIISTYAPPETFDLITENVTSLLKSGSGSLLSVGILGTLWAASVGVSAIIRAFNRAHNVEENRPFLVTRFIAIILTIAMVLVICIAFLLPVLGHTAGVFIFSTFGLSESFIEAWGMLRWAISSIIFFIVLSFLYVTAPSLRLKYRDAVAGAVFATVGWQLVSLLFSFYVSSLGNFSAAYGSLGGVIVLMIWFYLSGIVIILGGEINAIFRRRRRDKKYS
- a CDS encoding heavy metal translocating P-type ATPase, translated to MSSESSSFPIQSHFIRPSWKFMKTHAELLAALLSGVLVLTAWLLSSSISESVFVFLHLAAFVIGGFAKAKEGLEDTIHEKELNVELLMILAAIGSAAIGYWTEGAILIFIFALSGALETYTLNKSQKEISSLMDLQPEVALKVTEEGYEVVSVTDLYVNDRILIKPGERIPADGTIIKGSSAINESAITGESLPVTKGIDKEVFAGTVNLNGSLTVEVTKKSTDTLFQKIILMVQSAQSEKSPSQLFIERFESTYVKIVLGVVAVMLFLPHFLFGWSWMDTIYRAMILLVVASPCALVASIMPATLSAISNGARHGLLFKGGVHLENLAHLNAIAFDKTGTLTNGTPEVTDALYAEEENKEMILSIAASIEQESNHPIAQAIVRYASQEEVPLSSVEHMQDISGNGVKAFHEGNEWKVGKPEFVGKEEAYLFQNGIAKTLAKQGKTVIFVKKNNEIAAVFAMKDTVREDTKKAIEELKKQGVYTIMLTGDNSATAQAIASEAGVDHYIAELLPEKKVDEIKKLKAHFTQVAMVGDGINDAPALATANVGVAMGGGTDVALETSDVVLIKNDLSRISQARKLSSRMNRIIKQNVVFSITIIMLLIISNFLQVIDLPLGVVGHEGSTILVILNGLRLLK
- a CDS encoding transporter substrate-binding domain-containing protein, whose protein sequence is MRKGLLTILMLTLSVLLAACGSSGNENSESSEDNNSSQEASGEKWSEIKEEGKMVVGTAGTLFPASYYPEGSDELTGYDIEIMREVAKRLDLELSFKEYGVDALLSSINSGRVDMVINDFQPTEDRKEKFAFSEPYKYSYSTMVVRESDLSGIETLDDLEGKLHGGGATTVYSDIAKHFGAETKSYGNVANDVYLRDVANGRTDFIINDYYLQTLALKALPEIEVQLHPDLQFHPTTSAIVMPKDAQTLKEKVDATLQEMREDGTLTEISKEFFGGKDASKKPEKDVRELEGIDL